Below is a window of Quercus robur chromosome 6, dhQueRobu3.1, whole genome shotgun sequence DNA.
ttaagcattgcatttgTGGATGGtgataaattctagtgaatgtgtgtggatggtgataacctagattcaaggatttaaaagaattattaaacaaacatgtttttcatattttttatgtggatttaagattaaatctagtgatatgcatgaacatgtgatgaaaaaccaaaaacatgTGATGAAaaaccaagaacatgtgaagaacatataagaacaattaagaacattcaaacatattcaagggaattattatgctttaatcttaaattctcattatGGCAACATAAACAAATAGTTAGGGAAggagattataccttcatgTAAGATtcatatggtggaggaggagactcttgGTAGAGGTTCTAAGGGTAGAGGAAAACaagagttaggagagggagagtgagtctcactcaataccttgagtctcaggaagaccaagatatgacaaaactactcaacttcactagaactcaagagaagagaagagatggaggtttttgtgttttggaatAAAGGAGagggggggtttatatagtagtggtggaggaaatatgaatggaaggccatttaatgagggttgataaagaatcatgaacctagacctcattttagcatTTGGGGAAATTTGGTACATTAAATGTGAagattgatgaagtgaagagcAAGTAAAGTTCGGTTTTCCCGTAACTGTTGTAACAACATGTagaatcaattttgaaaaatcatatctgcctCAATTCTGATCAGAATTGTCTCATtattgtgctcaaattgaaaccccagatgtctagtttctgggaaaattaatctcattcacagattcaaaatattctgagagatatcgatgaaatggtgagcagaggtcatttgttagaaaatggtttccgcacaattaacattaataggtcccaaattagctcccaattaacattaaatggctccaatcactcccattttagacttaattggttccaaatttactctaattaaaagataattgcacaaattactcattgaataattaatgtttagctatctaattaattaggtgtgtgcaaccctaccataaaatatAGTCCTAACTAATCAAATTGTGACACATCATCgatcttaaattaattatacttataatcaattaaaatcaattgttcataatcacatatagtcggactcaatttgtgatagtgtatctcagccattaaaacttgatttgatgataacttttaatCGATGGTCTGATTAGGGctcatgaccagtcgatttgatcgttacaacattaAGATCATTTtagtgaaatgagattaaggatctaatgaccaaaATCAAGATGGATATTTtcaaggtgaaattacccttttaccctttatgtgaggttaaatacggGTTGCAAAATAAGGTGTCAACAattagatgttttaaaataaaggaatgaaaatggatggaatgtaagtaattttgtttgggagtaacatattatgacaatattactattagacccctattttaaaataaaatgttgaatatataggagtattttgggagttctagtaaaaaattcattaaatataatttcattctttttcattcCTTCCAATTTGgaagggaatgaaaatttgatattttaagggaatagagagaaatgagtgttccctcctactcATTCCATTCTCTTCCACTTAAACTTCCAAATAAGGAAATGAACTTCCATTcactccattaaaactcccaaacaagagaatggaagaatattataaaattattcttttcgttccttttcatttcttccaaataaggaaagaatattctattttttttttcatttatttccaatctatttcattccattccatcaTTTCCTCTCCAACAAGGGCTTAGAGCATAGTAGACAATGTGACTTATGCATGACAGAGAGAGGCTAGCACATAAATCATTTTTCATGAATTCTTAGATTTGTAAGTGGCCTCAATCCACTTAACAAAATATATGCTATGGGCCCATTAAAAACCCACAATCTTATCTTCCACACCATCAAGGCTGGCTCGATATAGTTGGGAGGTTTGAGGCTATAATTTCAAATGAAGCCTTtgtatttaaatattgattaaATAGATGTATTTAAAACTAACGAAAACAAGGTTAATTTGATGAATTACAAATAGATGTATCTATATACTCACAAGTTTGAATATGAATTGCTACCTTTATATATGTTGCACAGACACATGCTAAGTCCTACATTGAGTGTTTATTAGGTTGAATTGtactttataaattataatcatTCTAGAGTAGACCAacctttttttatatacttaaaaaaaaaaaaagttaaagggTGTTAAGTAGTCAAGTAGTCATTTTAATAAACTGTGTTATAATGTGCAATTAATTTTGTAGAGTTTTAAACAAGATCtctaggagagagaaaaaaaaagtatattattTATGGATCATATTAATAGGTGCCTTTAgggaaattgttaacaaaccattttaggaaagttttgaaagctcgaaatgtgttaaaaacacaagagctcgTTTAGACCCTAATTCAAATTACgacttggttgattttacactaacttaatactaagtgcggaatagtgtaaacgcaagcaaacatgcaagagagctactctaattcatatttaaagcaacacagcagtaaaataaaatgtaaaagagtagagaggagagatgcaaacacaaataacaccaagacgtgttatcgaagaggaaaccaaagaatctcagtgaaaaacctctccgccaccctccaagcggtaatcgatctactagacaatcagttgggatacatgggtaagtaagagaccctccaagcctaatctaccctctgtacctaagccctccaagctcctactccaacaaggcttctcggaaccgtgtcttgtctagctctccggatctcGCAACAAGCttcatgttgcatctgccatccttggctccttccaatgcttcctagcaactccaaaaacactcactacactctgaaaaggtgtggattgtgtttgggtacaaatctcctctcaaggtatgataatggAATAGGGatggagaagaggctacaataatttctcactaaggatgagtagctttCTCTCAAGaggatgggtgtgtgtgttataGAAAAcatatctagggtttttctctctgaatagcCTCTTTTACATTTGTAGGTAATgatggtatatatagtatgggtgaagggtaaagaattcacacataaaaatcctcaaagcagaatgtttcgcgactgtctcgcgggaaggtcttacccgcgagacacttACGAAAACGACAACCTtgcacgactcttcagctttcaatcatgtgctcctcacatgctctttcgcggcttagcttctcgcgaaatccactgattcttcatttaagcttgagtcttcaccaacttaatactaaacccaatacaataaaatcccacaaaatataaggaacaaaattagagcaattacaacactttttgtcatggaataaagccaatataaaacatagttgtaaatcataaCTTTACAAGTTTGGACCCCACCTTTAtgggatattaaaaaaaaaaaagctgtcaaaacattaattacttattttattttcctataaaaaatttctaaaatagttcattaacaaatgccctCTGGCCATCCATTAACGTTTCCCCTTATTTATGTACGATTGTTTGATGGtgcaacccaaaaaaatactGTCGGAATTTGAATTACAGCTAGTgaggagtccaaatcttctgtttCATTTTGCCTGCTTCACCAATAAAAGTTTGCCACATGTCCtcttcattaattaaattctaattttatacttttattatttgttacctaaaataaataacaataaataaattaaaataaacaaaccacTGGCCAAGACAACCCCACAACTGGTCCACCATAACCACCTTCGCCAACAGTAGGAGCAACATATTGCCGACGTTGTCAACTCCGACCAACCACCATCACTACCTTGTCAGCGGCATTAGCAAGAGTATCAAAAGTTATAGAGAAATAAAACCTTAAACTAAAGGAAAGCCTTTTCTCTCTCATATTGTTGTATGTCTctcatggattttcaaaattttcttgcacTTTCCCTCTATTTCCTTTTCCCTTACCATCTTCCTGATCCATCTCATTCTCCTATTCAATTGCCCGAATGACTTGGAGAGAAGAAAAtgcatatctctctctctctctctctctgtttgttgtgtatgtgtttgtgaaaatgccatTGAGAATGGTTTGAATTTGATACGGCTTTTCATAGGCAAGGATCGGTGTCTGAAACTTAAGAAGGGTGGTTTCTTCGAAGCTTTTTATCCCACTCATCCAAGGTCTATCTCTATGTTTATTTTGATAAACTTCAGGTTGTGGACTAGTGGTAGTGGTTGGCCGGCGCTGATGATGTCGCCGATCTATGGTGGTAGCGGTGTGGCTGATGGTGGTGGTTGCCAACATAGATGTTGCCGACGAAGGTACAGTTATGGGGATGTCTTGGCCTAGgtggtttgtttattttaatttatttactgttatttattttaggtaacaaataataaatgtataaaattagaatttaattaattaggagaACATGTggtatatttttattggtagaATATAGAGTGGAGTAGGCAAAATGAGACAAAAGATTTGGACTTGCTAGTGAGTCCATGAACACATTCTCCCATTTTTTAGCCCAATTGAGTATTTGTTCCAACTAGACCCGAAAGGCCCACTACACATATGGGCCgcttatagaattttagtcCCAATTGAACAGCGAGCCGATCAGCTTGACCGTTTTAACTTTTATGATTTCACTTTCGACGAATTTTCCAAATTTGACCTTACGTGTCAATGTTTTACACGTTCCCCAATTCCACAGCACGTCTTTCCCACCTCTTTTCTATTTTCCCCCGTTTTCTCTCACTTTCccggaaaattaaaattaagaaagaaaatttccaaGCGCtagctaatttttatttttttggttttacaaCTAATTCTCAAATTCGTCGAGTTTTCAATCATGGACATCTCTCTCATCGCCGACACAGTTAATGTAGCCACATCGCAAGGCCTAGGGTTCGCCAAATCCCTTCTTCGCAGCCACAGCCTCACCTCCGCCACCAACCACCAATTATCGATCTCCGCCGTGCTTTTCGCGGTAAACGCTCTCGCTCCCCCCGCGGTTAAATCCAATTACACTAAAACCGCTCGTCGGGCTGTCCTCCGAAAGAGGCGACGCACGAGACGGAGATCGTTCGCCGGCGATGGCGACGATTCCTCCGAGGACGGAGAATACGAAGGTTTTTTCGGCGGCGAcggtggcggcggcggcggcgatgGCAGGGGTTGGAATTTCGGTGGATTCGGAGGGCATAATTGGAACgaagaatcttcatcatcatcatcatcggaTCCAGCTCTCAATTTCGTTTACGAGGTGATCTGCTGGATCGCGCTCTCAAATTGCGTGCACTTCGCGTTCAAGAAGCTCGTTCGGATCGTCGCCGGTGGGATCGGAGACGCCGAGAGAGAAAAGGTTCCGATGAGACTGACTTCGATTTGCTCTTGAATACGGTATCGTTTCTACTTCTCAATGAATTAGAGGAGATTTATGCGTTTAATTCTGAAAATCCTTGTATATGTATGAAATGTAATCGCATTGTCTATGTAAGTTAAAGTTGGTTAATAATTCATTGTATAGATTCACTGAATCTCCTTTGTTATAAATGGTATGATTTATGTGATGGGttattgtgcatttttttttaagcttcttAAGCAAAATAGACGGAACTAATTGAAGCTATGTTAATTGGGATAATGGTGATAGTAGTTTGTGATAATGTACTTGGTTGGATAGTTTTTTCAAGTACCTAAACTGGTTTTTAGAGCTTTGGTAAATGGGAGAGGGAGTTATAGAGAGTTGAAGCAATGATTGGGGATGCTTCCTCCTTTGAGGTGATCTTATTCACCAGTACGCTTGAATCCCTCTTGGCTAGTGATATGGCCTGTCATGCggccaaagcttctacctcttGGCATTGCAGTCAGTACCTTCCCCTGTAAGTCTCTTACTCCTGCCCTCAATTTTGCCCAAGTTTCCAAACAGAGCTTCATCAAAGTTTACCTTATAGCTTCCTTCCGTTGGGGTTGTCCAGCGCTGGGTCTTCATTAGTAGAACCCGAAGCCAACTACCCTTTCCTGTAATCATCCCAGTGTTCTTATGCTTCCGCCACAATAGCTTGGATGGCTTTTCTGTAATCTGATCCAAACCAGTGCCCTTCATTAGAAACTCCCTGCTGTCGCCTTGAAATTCCAGCCAATCATGAGTTGAGCCCAAGGACCTGTATCCATACTCGTTGCATATTGGGACATCTATATAGTACATGTAAGGAGGTTTCTTCCTCCTCTTGGCCTGTGGATTTTCAACCTTTATTGCTGGTGAAAGTAAGAGGTTGGGTCTTAGTGCGATGGCAAGTGCCTTTCACCAAAAGCAACAGGTCGCAGGTTTGAGTTCGTGAATCAGCCTCTCGAAAACAAGTGTACCATGTCCTCTCCCAGACCTCGCAAAATGTGGGAGTTTTGTGCACTAGGTATAACTTTTATGATTGGTCAAAGTAGTTTGCTTGAATATGTTAATATTGCCCCCctccctctcactctctctctcacacacacaaagaatttaccaaaacccaaaaataagaaaatgaaaacctGCTCCAACTGCATACattgttcaaattcacaaatcaGATATTTAAATCATTGTACTATCCACCATGAGACTCCATATGACAATGACCAATATCAAGAAACTAGTCAAAACCATTTTGTCAAAACATTCAATTATGAAAAAGAACATCTCGTTGACATCAGATAGCAATGATCATTATCATAAACCAGCTGACACCATTCTATCAAAACTCAATATTAACAtattcttcttctattttttttttcttttttgggggggggggggggggtggaggaGATATGGTCTGTTATCTCAACTTTTCTTAAAGTTGTTCTGTATGAGAATTTTAGCCAAATAATGCGTTGATGCATTTGTTATTGTTGGATGAGATTTGTATGGTTAATATGATAAGTTTCATTTCTGAATCCCCAACATGAATGCTTCAAGGAAGcataatttttctattgttCCAGAGAGCcaaggcaaaaaaaaataaataataataaataaaagacagAAGAAAATTTGAGTTCAGCCACAAAAATTCTAACTCTTTGTGCAAGATGAAGAGTTGCGAATCAATCATTCCAGTGTATTACTTGTCATTCCTATTCAATGAGGATGTTGTAAGGAAATGAGGCATTCTCGATCATTACAAAAATTGAAGGCGGGCCTGGGTGTGGTTGGGGCCTGGGGGGTGGGGGGCCTGGGAGGGGAATGGATTTCGAAATTTGATACTGGATtcccatcatatctcttaaaaTCGAATGCCGATTTTACTGTACATTTTTCTAtgtccaaaatataaaaacaccaTCACAGAACTAAGCATTTCAAAGGCAGATTTTTTTCC
It encodes the following:
- the LOC126688993 gene encoding uncharacterized protein LOC126688993; its protein translation is MDISLIADTVNVATSQGLGFAKSLLRSHSLTSATNHQLSISAVLFAVNALAPPAVKSNYTKTARRAVLRKRRRTRRRSFAGDGDDSSEDGEYEGFFGGDGGGGGGDGRGWNFGGFGGHNWNEESSSSSSSDPALNFVYEVICWIALSNCVHFAFKKLVRIVAGGIGDAEREKVPMRLTSICS